The following coding sequences lie in one Streptomyces venezuelae genomic window:
- a CDS encoding MGH1-like glycoside hydrolase domain-containing protein, translating into MSTGTSTEQIGPRGDEEGRWRLWGPYLSERQWGTVREDYSDNGDAWSYFPHDHARSRAYRWGEDGLGGICDEKQRLCFALALWNGRDPILKERAFGLTNGEGNHGEDVKEYYFYLDSTPSHSYMRYLYKYPQAEFPYEDLVATNRERGRGDFEYELLDTGVFADNRYFDVTVEYAKAAHDDVLIRVTVDNRGPDEATVHVLPTLWFRNTWSWTEDGGAKPRITAADSSGGTVSLTASHPELGSYDLRFGDRVPLLFTENETNNERLFGAPNASPYTKDGIGRHVVNGEIGAVNPARHGTKAAGHWTLTLPAGTSTTLSMRLAPTGSKAPVGRGFDSVFDARIAEADRFYDELAPESAGEDERRVMRQAFAGMLWSKQYYCFDLETWLAEHGLAPWSLPRGNDTRNREWFHMVSDDIISMPDKWEYPWFAAWDLAFHTVALSMVDVGFAKEQLELLTRDAYLHPNGQLPAYEWNFGDVNPPVHAWAAYFVYMMEERISGHADRAFLERTFQKLLTNFTWWVNRKDPTGRNVFQGGFLGLDNIGVFDRSAPLPTGGQLEQADGTAWMALYCQAMLQIALELVEHNPAYEDLVLKFVEHYLWISAAMDRVGDLDEGMWDEEDGFFYDVLRLPDGQAVRLKVRSMVGLLPLCASTVFRPSQLAKVSGLRERLHRFATRHPSLSATLATAQAGSTGGPRLLSVMDEKKLLRVLERLLSEDEFLGPYGLRALSRHHAEHPYTFWVNGEQHQVSYVPAESDSGMFGGNSNWRGPVWFPVNALVVRALLNLYGFYGDDLTVECPSGSGVRMTLYEVAEEISRRLGATFLRGPDGRRPVYGGQEKFQNDPHWRDLISFHEYFHGDNGAGIGAAHQTGWTGLVAPLMMLFGRLGPRDFLADPGEGTS; encoded by the coding sequence ATGAGCACAGGGACGAGCACCGAACAGATCGGCCCGAGGGGCGACGAGGAAGGCCGGTGGCGGCTCTGGGGCCCCTACCTGAGCGAGCGCCAGTGGGGCACGGTCCGCGAGGACTACAGCGACAACGGCGACGCGTGGTCGTACTTCCCGCACGACCACGCACGGTCCCGTGCCTACCGCTGGGGCGAGGACGGCCTCGGCGGGATCTGCGACGAGAAGCAGCGCCTCTGCTTCGCCCTCGCGCTGTGGAACGGCCGCGACCCCATCCTCAAGGAGCGCGCCTTCGGCCTCACCAACGGCGAGGGCAACCACGGCGAGGACGTGAAGGAGTACTACTTCTACCTCGACAGCACGCCCAGCCATTCGTACATGCGCTACCTGTACAAGTACCCGCAGGCCGAGTTCCCCTACGAGGACCTCGTGGCCACCAACCGGGAGCGCGGGCGCGGCGACTTCGAGTACGAACTCCTGGACACCGGGGTGTTCGCCGACAACCGCTACTTCGACGTGACCGTCGAGTACGCGAAGGCCGCGCACGACGACGTCCTCATCCGCGTCACCGTCGACAACCGCGGCCCCGACGAGGCCACCGTGCACGTCCTGCCGACGCTGTGGTTCCGCAACACCTGGTCGTGGACCGAGGACGGCGGTGCGAAGCCCCGGATCACCGCGGCCGACAGCTCCGGCGGGACCGTCTCCCTCACCGCGTCCCACCCCGAGCTCGGCAGCTACGACCTGCGGTTCGGCGACCGGGTGCCGCTCCTCTTCACGGAGAACGAGACGAACAACGAGCGGCTCTTCGGCGCCCCCAACGCATCGCCGTACACCAAGGACGGCATCGGTCGGCACGTCGTGAACGGCGAGATCGGCGCCGTCAACCCGGCCCGGCACGGAACCAAGGCGGCCGGCCACTGGACCCTCACCCTGCCCGCCGGAACCTCGACGACCCTGTCGATGCGGCTCGCGCCCACCGGCTCGAAGGCCCCGGTCGGCCGCGGCTTCGACTCCGTCTTCGACGCGCGGATCGCCGAGGCGGACCGCTTCTACGACGAGCTGGCACCGGAGAGCGCGGGCGAGGACGAACGCCGCGTCATGCGGCAGGCGTTCGCCGGGATGCTGTGGAGCAAGCAGTACTACTGCTTCGACCTGGAGACGTGGCTCGCCGAGCACGGCCTGGCCCCGTGGAGCCTGCCGCGCGGGAACGACACCCGCAACCGCGAGTGGTTCCACATGGTCAGCGACGACATCATCTCCATGCCCGACAAGTGGGAGTACCCCTGGTTCGCCGCCTGGGACCTGGCCTTCCACACCGTCGCCCTGTCGATGGTGGACGTCGGCTTCGCCAAGGAACAGCTGGAGCTGCTGACCCGTGACGCCTATCTGCACCCCAACGGGCAGCTCCCCGCGTACGAATGGAACTTCGGCGACGTCAACCCTCCGGTGCACGCCTGGGCCGCGTACTTCGTCTACATGATGGAGGAGCGCATCAGCGGCCACGCCGACCGCGCGTTCCTGGAACGCACCTTCCAGAAGCTCCTGACGAACTTCACCTGGTGGGTCAACCGCAAGGACCCGACCGGCCGCAACGTCTTCCAGGGCGGTTTCCTCGGCCTCGACAACATCGGCGTCTTCGACCGCAGCGCGCCCCTGCCCACCGGCGGCCAGCTCGAACAGGCCGACGGAACGGCGTGGATGGCCCTGTACTGCCAGGCCATGCTGCAGATCGCCCTGGAACTCGTCGAGCACAACCCCGCCTACGAGGACCTGGTCCTGAAGTTCGTCGAGCACTACCTGTGGATCTCCGCGGCCATGGACCGCGTCGGCGACCTCGACGAGGGCATGTGGGACGAGGAGGACGGCTTCTTCTACGACGTGCTGCGGCTGCCCGACGGGCAGGCGGTCCGCCTCAAAGTGCGCTCGATGGTCGGCCTCCTCCCGCTCTGCGCGTCGACCGTCTTCCGGCCCTCGCAGCTCGCGAAGGTGTCCGGCCTGCGCGAACGGCTGCACCGCTTCGCGACCCGCCACCCCTCGCTCTCCGCCACCCTCGCCACCGCCCAGGCGGGGTCCACGGGCGGGCCCCGGCTGCTGTCGGTCATGGACGAGAAGAAGCTGCTGCGCGTACTCGAACGGCTGCTTTCCGAGGACGAGTTCCTCGGTCCGTACGGGCTGCGCGCGCTCTCCCGCCACCACGCCGAGCACCCGTACACCTTCTGGGTCAACGGCGAGCAGCACCAGGTGAGTTACGTGCCCGCCGAGTCGGACTCGGGGATGTTCGGCGGCAACTCCAACTGGCGCGGGCCCGTCTGGTTCCCGGTGAACGCCCTCGTCGTACGGGCCCTGCTCAACCTGTACGGCTTCTACGGCGACGACCTCACCGTGGAGTGCCCCTCCGGCTCCGGGGTGCGGATGACCCTCTACGAAGTCGCCGAGGAGATCTCGCGGCGGCTCGGCGCGACCTTCCTGCGCGGCCCCGACGGGCGCAGGCCCGTCTACGGCGGACAGGAGAAGTTCCAGAACGACCCGCACTGGCGCGACCTGATCTCGTTCCACGAGTACTTCCACGGGGACAACGGCGCGGGCATCGGCGCCGCGCACCAGACCGGCTGGACCGGCCTGGTGGCCCCCCTGATGATGCTCTTCGGGAGGCTCGGACCCCGGGACTTCCTGGCCGACCCCGGGGAGGGGACCTCATGA
- a CDS encoding alpha-amylase, with translation MTGLPAQPVVHEVNTRVWLRELQRRTGSHTGLADVPKDAWDHIAPHGVDAVWLMGVWERSPAGRAIALRDASLRAAFTRAVPDIADDEIAGSPYCIRRYEADAALGGAEGLAVARAELDRRGVGLLLDYVPNHVAPDSPWVTEHPEYFVRGTAEDLRRDPAAFLDTGTAVYARGRDPFFPPWPDVVQLDAFAPALRAATAQVLTGIGNACDGVRCDMAMLLMNDVFARTWGQYAGFAPQEEFWPAVFADVRRRHPGMVFAAEAYWDLEWALQQQGFDFCYDKRLYDRIVHEDAESVRQHLQAPVDYQRRLVRFLENHDEPRAAHTLPADKERAAAVVIATLPGATLWHEGQFTGRRTQLPVFLDRRPDEEPDTELRAFHERLLSAVHKSRMREGGWRLLDTEGWPDNPSHRSVLAWSWTGAPGRFAVAVNLSGQSAQARIRLPWPELVGRAAQLTDLLDGSRHERSGDELTDPGLYVDLAPWGTHVFAVAADSGT, from the coding sequence ATGACCGGGCTGCCCGCACAACCCGTCGTGCACGAAGTGAACACCCGGGTGTGGCTGCGCGAGCTCCAGCGGCGCACCGGCTCGCACACCGGCCTCGCCGACGTGCCCAAGGACGCCTGGGACCACATCGCCCCGCACGGCGTCGACGCCGTCTGGCTCATGGGGGTGTGGGAGCGGAGCCCGGCCGGCCGCGCCATCGCCCTGCGCGACGCGTCGCTGCGGGCCGCCTTCACACGGGCGGTGCCGGACATCGCCGACGACGAGATCGCCGGATCGCCGTACTGCATCCGCCGCTACGAGGCCGACGCGGCACTCGGCGGCGCCGAGGGGCTCGCCGTGGCCCGCGCCGAACTCGACCGGCGCGGCGTCGGGCTGCTCCTCGACTACGTGCCGAACCACGTCGCGCCCGACAGCCCCTGGGTGACCGAGCACCCCGAGTACTTCGTCCGGGGCACCGCCGAGGACCTGCGGCGCGACCCGGCCGCGTTCCTCGACACCGGCACCGCCGTGTACGCACGCGGCCGCGACCCCTTCTTCCCGCCGTGGCCCGACGTCGTCCAGCTCGACGCCTTCGCGCCCGCCCTGCGCGCCGCCACCGCGCAGGTCCTCACCGGCATCGGGAACGCCTGCGACGGAGTGCGCTGCGACATGGCGATGCTGCTCATGAACGACGTGTTCGCCCGCACCTGGGGGCAGTACGCGGGGTTCGCGCCCCAGGAGGAGTTCTGGCCCGCCGTGTTCGCCGACGTCCGGCGCCGCCACCCGGGCATGGTCTTCGCCGCCGAGGCGTACTGGGACCTCGAATGGGCGCTCCAGCAGCAGGGATTCGACTTCTGCTACGACAAGCGGCTCTACGACCGCATCGTGCACGAGGACGCGGAATCCGTCCGGCAGCACCTCCAGGCGCCCGTGGACTACCAGCGCAGGCTCGTACGGTTCCTGGAGAACCACGACGAGCCGCGGGCCGCGCACACGCTGCCCGCGGACAAGGAACGCGCGGCGGCCGTCGTCATCGCGACGCTGCCCGGGGCGACGCTGTGGCACGAGGGCCAGTTCACGGGCCGCCGCACCCAGCTGCCCGTCTTCCTCGACCGCAGGCCCGACGAGGAGCCCGACACGGAGCTGCGCGCCTTCCATGAACGGCTCCTGTCCGCCGTCCACAAGAGCCGGATGCGCGAGGGCGGTTGGCGGCTGCTCGACACCGAGGGATGGCCCGACAACCCCAGCCACCGCTCCGTGCTCGCCTGGAGCTGGACCGGCGCCCCCGGACGGTTCGCCGTGGCCGTGAACCTCTCCGGGCAGTCCGCACAGGCGAGGATCCGGCTGCCCTGGCCCGAACTCGTCGGCCGCGCGGCACAGCTCACCGACCTCCTGGACGGCTCCCGCCACGAACGCTCCGGCGACGAGCTGACCGACCCCGGGCTCTACGTCGACCTCGCCCCCTGGGGCACCCACGTGTTCGCCGTCGCCGCCGACAGCGGCACCTGA
- a CDS encoding MFS transporter produces the protein MADHTAPPGPTAGSTPGATSDGPRHVLLPLALAQFICSFAGSNMNVMINDISEDLDTTVQGVQTAITIFLLVMAALMIPGGKLTERHGRKRCFQAGLAVYGVGALLSAFAPGLGLLILGNSVLEGIGTALLIPPVYILATLLFTGVTDRARAFGAIMAMGGIGAAAGPLIGGLITTAVSWRAAFVFQALIVGFILLLSRRVPDPLPADPTASFDVRGTVLSAVGLIVLVTGILAVDDNAWLAAGLLAAGALVLVWFFRSARAMERAGKEPLLSTSLFHNRTSNLGLITQHVQWLVLMGVSFVVAAYLQVVRGHNAIETGVIFTAATVGLLASSLAAERFARRRAQRTLITGGFVITLGGIVVLLVMSGGSASAWASSPGLFLIGVGLGVMLTPSVNIVQSSFAEDEQGEISGLSRSVSNLGSSVGTAVAGTILVADPSHAYAAAMITLAALGLIGLGAATLLPGGSAPNVATTRAAGAGG, from the coding sequence ATGGCCGACCACACAGCCCCGCCGGGACCGACCGCGGGATCCACACCGGGAGCGACCTCCGACGGACCGCGCCACGTCCTGCTCCCCCTCGCCCTCGCCCAGTTCATCTGCAGCTTCGCCGGCTCCAACATGAACGTGATGATCAACGACATCAGCGAGGACCTGGACACCACGGTGCAGGGCGTCCAGACCGCCATCACGATCTTCCTGCTCGTGATGGCGGCCCTGATGATCCCCGGCGGCAAGCTCACCGAGCGCCACGGCCGCAAACGCTGCTTCCAGGCGGGGCTCGCCGTGTACGGCGTGGGCGCCCTGCTCAGCGCGTTCGCGCCCGGTCTCGGGCTGCTCATCCTCGGCAACTCCGTCCTGGAGGGCATCGGCACGGCCCTGCTCATCCCGCCCGTGTACATCCTCGCCACGCTGCTGTTCACCGGCGTCACCGACCGGGCCCGCGCCTTCGGCGCCATCATGGCGATGGGCGGCATCGGCGCGGCCGCGGGGCCGCTCATCGGCGGGCTCATCACCACGGCGGTCAGCTGGCGCGCGGCCTTCGTGTTCCAGGCCCTCATCGTCGGCTTCATCCTGCTCCTGAGCCGCCGCGTGCCCGACCCGCTGCCCGCGGACCCCACCGCGTCCTTCGACGTCCGCGGCACGGTGCTCAGCGCCGTCGGGCTCATCGTCCTCGTCACGGGCATCCTCGCCGTCGACGACAACGCGTGGCTGGCGGCCGGACTGCTGGCAGCCGGGGCGCTGGTCCTCGTCTGGTTCTTCCGCTCGGCACGCGCGATGGAGCGGGCCGGCAAGGAACCGCTCCTCTCGACGTCCCTCTTCCACAACCGCACCTCCAACCTGGGCCTGATCACCCAGCACGTGCAGTGGCTCGTCCTGATGGGGGTGTCGTTCGTCGTCGCCGCCTACCTCCAGGTCGTCCGCGGCCACAACGCCATCGAGACCGGCGTGATCTTCACGGCGGCCACGGTGGGCCTGCTCGCGTCGTCCCTGGCCGCCGAGCGCTTCGCCAGACGCCGCGCCCAGCGCACGCTCATCACGGGCGGGTTCGTCATCACCCTGGGCGGCATCGTCGTCCTGCTCGTCATGTCGGGCGGCTCCGCGAGCGCCTGGGCGTCGTCCCCCGGGCTCTTCCTCATCGGCGTGGGCCTCGGGGTGATGCTGACCCCGTCGGTCAACATCGTCCAGTCGAGCTTCGCCGAGGACGAGCAGGGCGAGATCTCGGGCCTGTCCCGCAGCGTCTCGAACCTGGGCTCGTCCGTGGGCACGGCCGTCGCGGGCACGATCCTCGTCGCCGACCCGTCCCACGCGTACGCCGCCGCGATGATCACCCTCGCCGCGCTGGGCCTGATCGGCCTCGGCGCCGCGACACTGCTGCCGGGCGGCTCGGCCCCGAACGTGGCGACGACGCGGGCCGCCGGGGCGGGGGGCTAA
- a CDS encoding RDD family protein: MNGDAAHAGDGAWQARGRPAGLVSRLVAAAIDALVVAVLGVLLHLGASALVLVVTGPPFRTLDPPAWVTAACGTAIALGYAAGSWATTGRTAGGQVMGLRVSARSGQLLRAAPATLRAALCLALPAGLLWIPLSRRNASVQDLLVRSRVVYDWTPRSPAVSAYRRTAP; the protein is encoded by the coding sequence GTGAACGGCGACGCGGCGCACGCCGGTGACGGGGCGTGGCAGGCGCGGGGCCGGCCCGCCGGGCTCGTCTCACGGCTCGTCGCGGCGGCCATCGACGCGCTGGTCGTGGCGGTGCTCGGCGTCCTCCTGCACCTGGGGGCCTCGGCCCTCGTCCTGGTGGTCACAGGACCGCCGTTCAGGACCCTCGACCCGCCCGCGTGGGTCACGGCCGCGTGCGGCACGGCGATCGCGCTCGGCTACGCGGCGGGCAGCTGGGCCACGACGGGGCGTACCGCGGGGGGCCAGGTGATGGGCCTGCGGGTGAGCGCCCGCTCGGGGCAGCTGCTCAGGGCCGCGCCCGCGACGCTCCGGGCCGCACTCTGCCTGGCCCTCCCGGCAGGCCTTCTCTGGATCCCCCTCAGCCGCCGCAACGCCTCCGTCCAGGACCTCCTGGTACGCAGCAGGGTGGTCTACGACTGGACCCCGCGCAGCCCGGCGGTCTCCGCGTACCGCAGGACCGCGCCTTAG
- a CDS encoding cation-translocating P-type ATPase — protein sequence MTASAPAPAPSPGPGPGPGPGNRPPAAWYAGSAESVAAQLGVVPAAGLDAGQVAARLAEDGPNALPEERQRSGWQRFLGQYTSYMQIILVCAAVVSLAVQEWGTAVVLTALTVLNAVIGIRQEGKAESAMNALKAMTKATARVRRDGTEARVPAEELVVGDVVLLTAGDEVPADGRLIEANALQIDESALTGESVPAAKDAAPVRLVPDVEPTPADLTNMAFMNTPVTHGSAVLLVTAVGSGTELGRIAGMLSTTPREESPLTRELNRLTLWIVGAAGLTMLIMFVLGRQRDEPWDTLFISAVSLAIAAVPEALPTVTQTILSLGGLELARRHAIVKDLPSVETLGFTSAINSDKTGTLTLNQMTVVEVVDPYDRYTVSGTGYGLDGRIHHAAGTSPSIEGAILPYLVASDATLVDGKVVGDPTEGALLVLGHKAGLDVDATRARFPRLATLPFDPAYKLMATFHEARDAQGRTVVRCFVKGAAPAVLARATTALSSGAAVPFDKALSERAEGELERLERAGHRVMAAATRDFDPAGFTPNGDLLPLMTELTVTSLVGMVDPPRTESRDAVAAARAAHIRVRMVTGDDVITGAAVAEQIGIPGEAILGTEFAALSERERLARIDGIGVVGRVAPEHKVLLAETLRKKGDVVAMTGDGVNDAPAVKAADIGIAMGSGTEVTRNAGRMILADDNFATIVHAVEQGRKIYDNLTKYIRFVLVLLVAFVLTFLGATLFDIADGEPFTPAQVLWIHFFVNAAFGFALGFDRVSAGLMSRRPRPRGEPVMTGGLMLTVGLVGTGLTVGLLSMIKLGDARFDSPAVGNSIAFTTFALCLIVAALECRNQTGTVFTADSFDSKQLNWTLLGEFLLAVAVTQTDVFNRLLDTTPLTIGQFGWALLPALALLGLWELGKFAARRRHHPAS from the coding sequence ATGACGGCATCCGCACCCGCACCCGCACCTTCACCCGGACCTGGACCCGGACCCGGGCCCGGAAACCGCCCGCCCGCCGCCTGGTACGCGGGGTCCGCCGAGTCCGTGGCCGCACAGCTGGGCGTCGTACCGGCCGCGGGCCTCGACGCCGGGCAGGTGGCCGCGCGGCTCGCCGAGGACGGCCCCAACGCGCTGCCGGAGGAGCGGCAGCGGTCCGGGTGGCAGCGGTTCCTCGGCCAGTACACCTCGTACATGCAGATCATCCTCGTCTGCGCCGCCGTGGTGTCCCTCGCCGTCCAGGAGTGGGGGACCGCGGTCGTGCTGACCGCTCTGACCGTGCTGAACGCGGTCATCGGGATACGTCAGGAGGGCAAGGCGGAGAGCGCCATGAACGCCCTCAAGGCGATGACGAAGGCGACGGCGCGGGTGCGGCGCGACGGCACCGAGGCCAGGGTGCCCGCGGAGGAGCTCGTCGTCGGGGACGTCGTCCTGCTCACCGCGGGGGACGAGGTGCCCGCCGACGGGCGGCTCATCGAGGCCAACGCCCTGCAGATCGACGAGTCCGCCCTGACCGGCGAGAGCGTGCCTGCCGCCAAGGACGCGGCGCCCGTGCGACTGGTGCCGGACGTCGAGCCGACGCCGGCGGATCTGACCAATATGGCGTTCATGAACACCCCGGTGACGCACGGGAGCGCCGTCCTCCTGGTCACCGCCGTCGGGTCCGGCACCGAGCTGGGCCGGATCGCGGGGATGCTCTCGACCACGCCCCGCGAGGAGTCGCCGCTCACCAGGGAGCTGAACCGGCTGACGCTGTGGATCGTGGGGGCCGCGGGCCTGACGATGCTCATCATGTTCGTCCTCGGCAGGCAGCGGGACGAGCCGTGGGACACGCTGTTCATCAGCGCGGTCTCCCTGGCGATCGCCGCCGTCCCCGAGGCGCTGCCCACGGTGACGCAGACGATCCTCTCCCTCGGCGGCCTGGAACTCGCCCGCAGGCACGCCATCGTCAAGGACCTGCCCTCGGTCGAGACCCTGGGATTCACCTCGGCGATCAACTCCGACAAGACCGGCACGCTGACGCTCAACCAGATGACCGTCGTGGAGGTCGTCGACCCCTACGACCGCTACACCGTCTCCGGCACCGGCTACGGCCTGGACGGCCGGATCCACCACGCCGCCGGTACGTCCCCGAGCATCGAGGGCGCGATCCTCCCGTACCTCGTCGCGAGCGACGCGACCCTGGTGGACGGCAAGGTGGTGGGGGACCCGACCGAAGGCGCCCTGCTCGTGCTCGGCCACAAGGCGGGGCTCGACGTCGACGCGACGCGCGCCCGGTTCCCGCGCCTCGCCACGCTGCCGTTCGACCCCGCGTACAAGCTGATGGCGACCTTCCACGAGGCACGGGACGCGCAGGGCCGCACGGTCGTGCGCTGCTTCGTCAAAGGGGCCGCGCCCGCCGTGCTCGCCCGCGCGACCACGGCCCTCTCCTCCGGCGCCGCCGTCCCCTTCGACAAGGCCCTGAGCGAGCGGGCGGAGGGCGAACTGGAGCGGCTGGAGCGGGCGGGACACCGGGTGATGGCCGCCGCGACCCGCGACTTCGACCCGGCCGGGTTCACCCCGAACGGGGACCTCCTGCCCCTGATGACGGAGCTGACGGTCACCAGCCTCGTCGGCATGGTCGACCCGCCGCGCACCGAGTCCAGGGACGCCGTGGCCGCCGCACGGGCCGCCCACATCCGCGTCCGCATGGTCACCGGCGACGACGTCATCACCGGCGCCGCCGTCGCCGAGCAGATCGGCATACCCGGCGAGGCGATCCTCGGCACCGAGTTCGCGGCGCTGAGCGAGCGGGAGCGCCTTGCACGCATCGACGGCATCGGCGTCGTCGGGCGCGTCGCCCCCGAGCACAAGGTGTTGCTCGCCGAGACCCTCAGGAAGAAGGGCGACGTCGTCGCGATGACCGGCGACGGGGTCAACGACGCCCCGGCCGTCAAGGCCGCGGACATCGGCATCGCCATGGGTTCCGGCACGGAGGTCACCAGGAACGCCGGGCGCATGATCCTCGCCGACGACAACTTCGCGACGATCGTCCACGCGGTCGAGCAGGGCCGCAAGATCTACGACAACCTCACCAAGTACATCCGGTTCGTGCTCGTGCTGCTCGTCGCGTTCGTGCTGACGTTCCTCGGCGCGACGCTCTTCGACATCGCCGACGGCGAGCCCTTCACGCCCGCGCAGGTGCTGTGGATCCACTTCTTCGTCAACGCGGCGTTCGGCTTCGCCCTGGGCTTCGACCGGGTCAGCGCGGGCCTGATGAGCCGCAGGCCGCGGCCGCGCGGCGAACCCGTGATGACGGGCGGCCTGATGCTGACGGTCGGGCTCGTCGGGACGGGCCTGACCGTCGGGCTGCTCAGCATGATCAAACTCGGCGACGCGCGGTTCGACAGCCCGGCCGTGGGCAACTCCATCGCCTTCACGACGTTCGCGCTGTGCCTGATCGTCGCCGCCCTCGAGTGCCGCAACCAGACGGGCACGGTGTTCACCGCCGACTCCTTCGACAGCAAGCAGCTGAACTGGACGCTCCTCGGGGAGTTCCTGCTCGCCGTCGCCGTGACCCAGACGGACGTCTTCAACCGGCTCCTCGACACCACCCCGCTGACCATCGGCCAGTTCGGCTGGGCGCTCCTGCCCGCTCTCGCGCTCCTCGGGCTGTGGGAGCTCGGCAAGTTCGCCGCGCGCCGACGGCACCACCCCGCGTCGTGA
- a CDS encoding polyphosphate kinase 2 family protein, translating to MRDGRERTPEKERTPDKQARRIAEFIAPLRVKPGAKVNLSEDFDPAHKAGIKDKAAGQELLAVGVELLADYQRRLAAQGTHGVLVCLQALDAGGKDGTIRHVMSGVNPQGVHVTNFRVPSAEELGHDYLWRYACRLPRRGEIGIFNRSHYEEVLVVRVHPELLSRQRVPGADEAGKAVWRRRFREINDWERYLADNGFRVVKLFLNLSKEEQRTRFLRRIDVPERNWKFSAADARERTFWDAYQSAFSEMLSATSTPWAPWYVVPADRKWFARICAAAVLADTLIGLDPRYPEIHDKSRRELAREKILLEAEAPEGSAPDPYAAKLAKQSKGSKQPKGSKKTKGSKKTKRRQR from the coding sequence ATGCGGGACGGACGGGAACGTACGCCGGAGAAGGAACGTACGCCGGACAAGCAGGCCCGTCGGATCGCGGAGTTCATCGCCCCGCTCCGGGTGAAGCCCGGAGCGAAGGTGAACCTGTCCGAGGACTTCGACCCCGCGCACAAGGCGGGGATCAAGGACAAGGCGGCCGGGCAGGAACTCCTCGCCGTCGGTGTCGAGTTGCTCGCCGACTACCAGCGCCGCCTGGCCGCCCAGGGCACGCACGGCGTCCTGGTCTGCCTCCAGGCGCTGGACGCCGGCGGCAAGGACGGCACGATCCGGCACGTCATGAGCGGGGTGAACCCGCAGGGCGTGCACGTGACGAACTTCCGGGTGCCGTCGGCCGAAGAGCTCGGCCACGACTACCTGTGGCGCTACGCCTGCCGGCTGCCACGGCGCGGGGAGATCGGCATCTTCAACCGGTCGCACTACGAGGAGGTCCTGGTGGTGCGGGTGCACCCCGAACTCCTCAGCCGGCAACGGGTGCCGGGCGCGGACGAGGCGGGAAAGGCCGTCTGGCGGCGGCGCTTCCGGGAGATCAACGACTGGGAGCGGTACCTGGCCGACAACGGCTTCCGGGTCGTCAAGCTCTTCCTCAACCTGTCCAAGGAGGAACAGCGCACCCGTTTCCTGCGGCGCATCGACGTACCGGAGCGGAACTGGAAGTTCTCCGCGGCCGACGCCCGTGAGCGCACCTTCTGGGACGCCTACCAGTCCGCGTTCTCCGAGATGCTCTCCGCCACCAGCACCCCCTGGGCGCCCTGGTACGTCGTCCCGGCCGACCGCAAGTGGTTCGCGCGCATCTGTGCGGCGGCCGTGCTCGCCGACACGCTGATCGGGCTCGATCCGCGCTATCCCGAGATCCACGACAAGAGCCGGCGTGAACTGGCCCGGGAGAAGATCCTGTTGGAGGCCGAGGCCCCGGAAGGGTCGGCGCCCGACCCGTACGCGGCGAAGCTCGCCAAGCAATCCAAGGGGTCCAAGCAACCCAAGGGGTCCAAGAAAACCAAGGGGTCCAAGAAGACCAAGAGGCGGCAGCGATGA